In the genome of Populus trichocarpa isolate Nisqually-1 chromosome 10, P.trichocarpa_v4.1, whole genome shotgun sequence, the window taaaaagcattgctgcatgaaataaaattagatgtaagaaaaaaaaaactaatgactGGCTCGGCTCACTCAGGCAACACTGTACTAAAGCCAGAATCATATTTTACATCCAAAAATATACATTGACATAACTTCAAATCTCAAGGCATTTCAAATACATGAGAGAGAATCAGCtaagaaaatgaagaacatttccttttctctctttctctttgtgGATAAGTAAATTTCCTCTAcaaaaaatgtcaaaattacTAGTACTAGATTATCCATCattaattttgttgatattttcttGATAAAGAACTCATCCTAGAGCCAGCCAACCTCATTTACTTCCAGAGTGTAGGCCCAAGTGCTACCTTATATGCTGGTTAGCATTTAACACTTAATAAGATGGATTGAAATAGCTTTACTCTGCCACCCAATATGATATCCAGACTTAAAGCACTGGTATCTCAATCTATATTTAGATTAACATCTACAATGTACGACCACCCTCCTGTAACTTCCACTACCCAATCTTCTACCTTTCATAGATCATGATTTCCAGCAAGATCCCCACATTATTCCTACACATCATCTATTGAAATTAATTCCAAAGGTCCACAATTTCACTTTGGTATGTCTTCACATCAATTCAATACAGAGAAGCAAATTCTAAAAGAGATTAAGCTGCTAACTTgtggaaagaaaggaaaaaggagagagaaagaactCAAACATTGCCCAGGCCCTAAATAGATATAGTTTACATCATAACGGTGGAGAAAAAGGGCCCAGCACCGTCTGTTTAAGTTGGAAGGTCATTACCCTGCTATTATCCTGCTGTGTGGATTCTTAGGAGGGAAGGTAACCATTCAGAGATTTTGTATGAAGTGGTGTTCTCAAGCCTCAAGTCCACCACAGCGGTAGAAGTTATTAGGAAGGTCTAGCAAACAAAGCAAACCATACAAAGaagtttaaataaaacaatgcagtaTACTAGGTTTCGACATTAATACCTTTGTCAAAAATCCATGCCCAAAGACCTTCTTAGGAAGGTCTACTCCAGCAGACATTAGCATAGCTGGCCAATAAACTGCATGAAAACGTAAAATGTCCTACAGAAGATTAACAGAATCATGAGAGGAATAGCATTGATATCAACTGAAGTCTGCAGAGATATATCTGGAGAAAGAAATCAACCATTTGGGATCAATGAATAACTTAACAAgttaataaaaggataaaagcAATAATCACCTAATAACAAAGAAAGCAAGAATTAAgggagaaaacaaaataagcaGGGAAAATCTCTGGATAGAGGCATACACGAaagtaaaacaagaaaatggaTTCTTATTCGAGGTTACAAGAAACTTCAGTAGGAATAGGATATGAACAAGCCTATTAATCTACTTGCAAAAGAATTCAACTTATATTAAAATTGTAATAcgtattattatttcaaaattcaacCTTTTGAAAGCCAAGAACTGCCAATTTTATTAACATTTCTTGTCAATGCTAAGATGTAAATTCTCATACCCCTGACCCACcagtcaggaaaaaaaaatatattgttagatGCTCATAGATGCTAACTTAACACAAAAATTGCTAAGCATTCATAAATGATAGCTGATGCGGGAAGTAAAGagggtattttatttatttatttattttcaatttagtattTCAGagctttaaataaataataagtaaaatCCCTTCTTTTCTTGCTCATACAGTtcttatgtttttatctataatttagtATTTGGACAACAAATCAACTCTGCATAAATGTACAACATGTGCAGGATTAATAGGAATTGTTTATTTATCAGTCCAAATAATAACATAAGAATCATAAACCATAGTATAATCATGACGCAGTCCAGAAGGatggagaaaggaaagaaatgataccaagtaaatataataatatatggaATTTTGTTAGCTATGACAGTTTCAATGCTAATTTCACTTAGGGAACAAGGCAAAAGTTTGATAAagtttatagataaaaaaaaacatcaagagcAGAAAAAGTAGTCAAACCTTGCCAATCAAATGTAGTGAAGCCGGCCAGCCAGAAGAAACAGCAGTTTGTAAATCTGGTTGCTCATTTTCCGCTGATAGAGCTGATATATAGCTGGTCAATAAAAGGTAAAATTCAGTCAAACAGAAAACAGGCAGAAACAAGGTAATTGATACTCTCCAACTTTTGCAGTCAATAAGTAATAACAAAGAAGAAGGCATACATGAAGCATACTTATAAGATCATCAACAAGTAATCAGAGAAAGAACACAAATCAGGGTGAATACCAAAACTTTACCCAAGTAAAGCATCAAACCAAACATATATAGTCTGCTTATTGTCATTAGGAACAGGAATGCCCCAATCCACTGATGCAcgagaaattgaaaaatctttCAAACCACTTTTGATCCAACTTTGTACCTGAAAGTATTGGTAGCAATAATGAGAATTTGGAAGAGTGTCATGCACAGGGTAAAATTTATGTAAACACCAAGTTAATGGAATTTCAGACGGCTTAAACAACAAACTGCCTGGCAGAAGAAATTACTTTTAGGTTCTAACacaatataagaaattaaatcacAAACTAAAAGACAGTCAGGTTCTTGTGGAACTACTAGATTCCCGGTGCATTGATAACATGAACAGGTGCACCAATAACTGGCAGAAGCACCATATGAACATTAGACTGCAATAACCAAATATTGGATTTGCTTTCAGATCAATGTCCAGAACACTTCaactgaaagataaaaaaacacatatcttAAAGAATTGAACTTGGCACACCATGAATATAACTGTTCCTAGCAATCAGGCCAGAGAACTCTTGAAACAGTATTCCTTGTGGGTTAGCTTCAACAGGAATCaactttttcttttcattccccAGCAAAAAATTGATAGATTACATATCACTATTTGACATTCACATGACATGAGAATATACAACAATTTCATCAgctcctttttttaaaaaaaaaaagtttttacaGTATTTATAGTAATCTAAATCATGTGaagcaagagaaaaaaagaaactgcTTTGTTTCTAACCTCATTCAAACGAAATGGTGGCTGCACAAATTTCGGATTCTGtgtcaaattttcttctaattgtTTTTGGTACTTCGATAGGGCAAAGAAGTAATTATCCTCCTTCCGCTCAATGCATGGCTTGAGGTGTGTAGGACAACATTTGTTATCAAGTAGCTCCTTCTCATCCTGTAGAATTTACAATGCTAATGTTGTCATTCGACCACAATACAACATCAGAGAATAGATAGAAACGCAAAGGCACTACCTTATACTCCTCACAGTTGACACAGTACAATCCCTCATAATCAGCTCGGTAAATGTCACCCTTGGCAAGAACCCTCGAATAAAATTCCTTTACTATTCCTTCATGCTTAGGATCAGTTGTCCGAATGAACTTATCATAAGTAATCTCTAACTGCAAACCAGAAAAGGCACAAACTCGCAACCATTAGAACATTTACAATGATCAAATTACTAAATTGAAGGAGCAAATCATCCTAGTCGAAAAAGCTTACATCTTTCCAAAGTGTCTTGTAAGCTTGAGATATGACATCACAATGCTCACTCGGTGTGgaaccagcagcagcagcagaagcagCTATCTTCTCCCCGTGTTCATCCGTTCCAGTTACAAATATAACTTTCTTTCCTAAAAGCCTCTGCCATTTATATAAGCAGAAATAATCAACCCTTTCGTACAATCTATTAAACCAACTTTATAAAAATCCGGATAGAAAAGAGATAATAACATCTGTCAAAACCCCAACAATGAAActtcttttaatgaattcaaTTGGGCATCTTAATAATCAGGGGCAATCTAACGCAACCATGAGCATAAAGAATCAAACTTTATagctaaaaaatattagaaagaaaaatttcactaaatcccattaaaaaaaaaaactgcataaaacatgaaatcaaaccTGAAATCGAGCAATGGCATCAGCAGCAATAGTGGTGTAAGCACTCCCCATATGAGGAGGTGCATTAACGTAATAAAGTGGAGTTGTAAGGACAAAAGTCTCAGCTGCTTCACTACTTTGCATATGATTATTGCTTATTGCACAAGTGCAAAACGTGGGTCTCCTTAATTTACGAGGAAAGATGagatttttagagaaattaatACCGGTCTTGAAATGGGTTGTTTTTGCATTGATGGAATAGTTTAAAGGGTTTAGGAGACAGAGTGTGTTTTGTACAGAGTAGTTGATTCTAGCTGCCATTTCTCTTTATCTTCTAACtgcaaaaaaatacaataaagtttcaatctttcttAGTATTCTATTGCAGAGAACAACAAGGTTATCTGCAGTGGTGGATCCTCACAGGGACAGGGGAAGGCAGCAACATACCCTCCGAACCATTTTACAGATTTAAGTCCCTATCGTTTCAAATAATTCGATTTTTTCCCTAAgtcaaatttatttgtaattggACTCCTTGATTTCAacttaagaaaaatgaaagaaccaCTGTTTTTGGCCCTTCATATTTGTGGAAAGTGGTATTCATATCCCTTGTATTTCAAAAGTGGTCAATTGACACAAACATTGCAAGAAATTGATGAATCTGTCCCCACCAAGTCTGCCACTAGACCCTTCGAAGGGACCGAGATTAAACTTTTTATGaatataagaattttaatttaacttttctaTGAAACAGTTCAGTGTTAGTTGAAAGGATTGTTTTGACGCCGAATAGTAATAGGAACAAGTGCCTCAGTCCGAGAACGAGGGATATTCTCCTACAAAGTTCAGTTCGATCCCTAATCTGTAAGCCATTGCAATTTAATCTCTTTTTAATTGTGGAATAGATTGGCCAGCCTTGTGTCTATTTTGGAATCGATAAACAAAGTTTAAAAGCCAGAGGTATAAGATGATCAATTCTCACAAACACGGAggactaaaaatatattttatttgaaaatattatatttaaatgattttcaaattgtgtttgttttttaaaataatttttatttaaaaatatattagaataataatttttatttttaaaaataatttttcacatcaaaacaataaaataactcaatttttttaaaaaaaatcaaaattcatagAACAACTGTTGAAATACAGTTCCAAACGATTGTTGGAGtaattttaaatgtttgaaattgttcacaaaaattatcaaacttCACATCTGCTTTTCAGTTTGATTTACTTGGTTAATGAATGAGTTAGATCAAGGATTTTAACCACtcaattttaatccaaaattagTAGCTTGGTTCCAAAGTTTTTCTCTGACACTTTTCTCTTTTAGCTTTTTAATCTGATTAACAGAATTAACTACCAAGAAAACACCTAAGCAACTACCGTATCTacttttctctcaaatttcCCCCTCTTGTTTATCAATCAGAGAGACAGAACTCTCTCAACATCAAccatcaagaaaataaagaatcttTGACAGTACTCTTTATTTCTCGTAGAACCCTTCAACAGTCTTAGTTTTCATAGCGAGCAGTTACCTGATCAAGTGATTCTAGACATAAAAGATGGCTGAAAGTGTGAAAAAGAATCGTGTTCCAGAAGATGTGTTGATAGATATTCTCACAGCATTACCTATCAAATCCTTATTAAGATTCAGATCTTTATCAAAATCATGGAACTCCCACATCAGTGACAAAGACTTCATCAGTGCCTATTTGGCCCAACCCAAACCATCGCTTCTCCTTCGTCGATGGCAAAATCGTCAAGAATCCTACTCTCTGCATCTCGATAATGAATCTTTAGATAGGAGCTTACAGTTCCAGAACTTGCCCTTTCGGTGTGAAGctgattgttttgatataatagGTTATTGCAATGGAGTTGTATGTCTTTCAGATATTCACCAAGGTCGCACTACGAGTCTTATTCTGTGGAATCCATCAATTAGAAAACATTTGAATCTAGCACTTCCATAGTTATGCGGTCCACACAGTGCTACTTGGGGTTTTGGCTTTGATTTACCAAGTAATGACTATAGGGTTGTTAGAGTTGCGAGACAAGTTTCATCTAAACGCGAATTCCCTATGGAGTTTCAGGTTTTCTCGCTTAAAAGAAGATACTGGGAGCGCATTAATTTTAGCCCTACTCTTTGTCCGTTTTGCGTTGTAAGAGTTCTGGTTATTGCAATCAGGTTGCTTTTAATGGCATCCTTCATTGGCTTGTATATCGTGAGGAGAATGACAACCGCCGgagttttgttctttcttttgatttaagtAATGATAAGTTCGGGGAGATAATGTTGCGGGTGGCCACTCAGTGGATGGTGATTTCAGAGTTTGACGACTCCCTTGCGGCGCTTTTCTGTAGGTGCGCTGCCAAGTATGTTGACGTATGGTTTATGAGAGAATATGGAGTGAGGAATTCATGGAACAGACTATACACGGTTCAAGTAGATGGATTCACGAGGTCAATGGTTTTCAGGAAGAATGGTGAAATATTAATGAGAAAACATGGATCGTATGAGGTAGTTTCATGTGATCCACAGACTCGAGCAAGTCGTAATTTTAGGGCTACAACAATGAGACTATGTAGAATATTTTGTTCAGAGTCTAAGTTTACTTAATGAATCAAATGAGATCGACtcaggagaaaaaagaagaagcaaaaggtACGAATCACTTCCCACCTTTTGGCAATTCGATCTCTTGTTTCTCTCGAAGTATTCACTATGCTTTTGAAACACTTGAAAATAAGAATTTGTGATTGGTGTTATATTTGAAACAGCAGAAGGTCATCTGGATTAACAAGACTCCCTATTACTCAATAAGTATTTCCAACTGCTGaatcatgtttttcaaatttattccaTCCGGCATTTACCAGTACTGGTATTCTTTCTGTTTTGTGCAAAAAATACTGATTATTATGCTCTGTAAGTCCTTATGCCATTCTCTATACAAAATTTGCTAGGAGGTATTTGCTACATTCATCTAGATGATGAGTGCACACCAATGCGAAATTATGTAAGATCCAAGCTGAAAATTGTTTCTTCACATGTATATAGCTAAATGTTTCTTCACATGTATATAATTGTTCTTGATTGTAGGTTGGATGGACAGATGAAACTATTTCTTGGTCTACGATGATAGTTTTGGCAAATTCTGcagaattatatataatttgccATTACCTGGTGACTGGATAACAACTCAAATTATGCGCAAGACTGCATGGATATGCTGACATTGATGATACAAGGTTTTTTTACCGTTGTTGCTTTCTTCTGTCTCGAAGATTGTGAGTGATTTTAGACTTTAGTTTGAACGGTAAGCATGTTAGAAATAAGTAGAAGATATTTGTAACCTGAGTGACAGGACTGAGTTTTCATAACGGTGAACCTATGAAGGATCCACAACTTTACAGGCACGCGATTGGCTCTCTTTAGTATGCAAGTCTCGCGAGATCAGATAATGCATACTCAGTAAATAAACACTGTCAATTCATGTCTGCTCCTCATACTCTTCAATGCCaagctgcttctttttttcctacttGATATTTACTCAATTGCATCAATTGAACTATTGTTCAAGGAGAGATTGAATCTCTATTGACATATAAATTGATCAAGAACACGGTTTTCGTTGTATTAACACAGTTTTAGTGTTAATACTAATAGCTAGCTAGAGTCTGTGGGTAATTTAGTCTTCTGGGCCTCCCACTTAATTTCTACAccagagaaagaagaaggaggaggaggaggagaaaccGTAACAATATTAACCAATACTTATTCTGAATTTCAGACTGAGAATGAGAAACAAAACGCTCTCTAACATCAACAACAAACAGTGAGGACCTTTCTCAATCAAGTGAGTAATATCCGAGAGAAGACAAATTAACAAAATCTTTGagactctttctctctttcaaaaCCTTTTTGATCGCACCAAGAAGCGAAAGAAAAGACTTGAGACCCTCTCTGCTGTTTCTCCCACCTTTTCCCTTCTTTCTCGACATCAACCGCCAAGAAAATACTCACAGTTCCGTCCCTGAACGTTTTGACATGAAGAGAATTATTGCAGGGATGTCAATTTCAGTTTCTAACAACTCTCTTACTGTGAATCCCTATGACTGTCTGGATGGCAGTCTGAGTTTTGAGATATGGATGATGAGCCAATATGGTGTGAGAGAATCATGGGCCTTACAATTCCGTATTCACGAGGAATTCCCACTTCCTTATTTTAGACTACGTTAATCCGAGAAACAATTGTAACTACCAAGAAAACAGCCCCAGCTGACTACCAGAGAAATGACTGAAAATCTCTCTCCCTGAACCTTTATTCTCCCCTACTATATCTCTCACATTTTcgttcttgttttttcaatccGAGAAACCAAACTctccatcaacataaaaaaaaccaagaaaacgcTACAGAAAACAATCAGTGAGAGAACTTTTTCTCCGTCAATTCATCTCCTCCACCAAACCAAGAAACCaaagaaaagaatcaaagaTTCTCTCTGTTTCACAAAACCTTTAATCCTTATCAATAAACACCACCAAATTGCCGCACACACTTTACAAACTCCGCAAGCAGTCTTTGAATAGTAGTTGAAGTTGCCTGATAGCGTTAGACATATAAAGGTGGCAGAAACGATGAAAAAGGATGGCGGTCTTCCAGAAGATTTGTTGATCACGATTCTCATGGCATTACCTGCCAAATGTTTAGTGAGATTCAGGTCTGTATCAAAGTATTGGAACTCTCTCATCACTGGCGCTGAATTTATCAGTATCCATTTGGCCCAGGCAAAGCCATTGCTTCTCTTTCATCACCACAACCAGTCTTACTCTCTGCGTTTGGATAATGAGTCTTTAGACATGTGGTCAAACTCAGAGTTCGAGTTGCCTTCTAAAAGAGAAGATGATGACTTCCAAATAATTGGTTCTTGTAATGGAGTTATATGTCTTTTAAATAGCCCGCAAGATCATGGTCACAGCATAATTTTGTGGAATCCATCAATTGGAAAATCTTTGAATCTTGTACTTCCGAGGTTATCTGATCCTTTCCAcggtatttttggttttggcttCAATCGGCAAAGTAATGACTACAAGTTTGTTAGAGTTGCCACACCTCACTACCCAGTTGGATGCCAGGTTTACTCGGTCAAAGAAAGATCTTGGAAGGCCATTGATGTTAGCCCTGCTCTTGGTTACATTAACCCCATACCTTCAGTCTTATGGGGACGTTCCAGTTCTTATAACTATGCTTTCCTGAATGGGGTTCTTCATTGGCTTGTGGACAGAGAGGAGTTTGGCAGTAGGTTTGTGCTATCTTTTGATCTAAGAAATGATTCGTTTGGGAAGATGATGCTGTCTCCATATTTAGCTAGCAAACTCGATGAGTGGATGGCAATTTTGGTGTATGATAACTCCGTTTCTTTGTTTCTCAACGACCTCGATACCAAGTATATTGAGATATGGGCTCTGAAAAAATatgatgcaatgaaattatGGGCCCGAAAACTCAGGATTAAGGCAGTCGGAATAGGATTGGCAATGGTCTGTAGGAAGAATGGTGAAATATTAATGACAAGATATCCAAGTGACGAAGTGGTTTCATGTGATCCTCAGAGGAACGAAATTCATGATCTGCAAAATTTAGGGCTAAGTGACTATGCTGATTCTTATGTGGAGAGCCTAGCTTTACTTGATGAATTAAAAGAGGAGACTGAAAAAGAAAACGTAGAGATCACTCACTCAGCCACTTTTGCAATTCCATCCTTTAAATGCATTCATTAGACAAGCATGAACACCTGCTAAGATAAGGTATCTATGCTAGTGCCCTCGTATCTTTTGGGATTGATATGATCTGTGATTGCCTTTTCCCTTCATCTTTTTCTCCATCATTGTGACGATGCTGTTCTGTTTGAACTATGAATTTAAGCCACGAATGTGCTTTCTTCctccctttcctttcctttcctttccttttactcTTGTGGTTGACAAGACATTCCTATTTTCCTGTTACTGATAATGAGTATTCAAACTGTCGAGCttgttttcaaaattcattGCATCAGTCAGCTACTAGTTGGTTCTTCATGTTTCATGCTAAagatattgattaattatttctgCTCTGAGTGATTCTGTAAACAAAATTTACTTTCCCATGTTTGCTACACAAAGCAAACTAATAAAACAGTTCCGGGTGATCCACGACTTTTACATGGTGACTTGATAAATGATAGCAACTCAAATTGGGTGCAAGCGTGCATCCGGTTCCCTGGCGCGTAGGATTAAAGTTTTTCCTTGGGACTAATCTGGGAAGACAATTTTCCAGACTTCTTggtgatttctatttttaaagactTCTTGATGATGCGAATTGAGTTGGGAATCTTAGACCAAAATAGACTCAGCTGAAACTTGCAGGATAAGtcggttctttttttatttgatgattacTACTTTTTAACCTAAGAAACCTATAATGGTCATggttaaaatgaaaagaaatttgtttggtttaaaagaaagaaggggATAAAAAAGTGGAAAACAGCATGTATAAaagattttttccttttcctcttatCTGACGAGAACTGGATTTTTCCGACCTAGGGATCGAATAATTTCCGAGCTTCCCCAAGTAAATTTATGCGCCCAATATTAAGTGAAAAGGCAAAAGCCCATTCAATCAAACATTACGAGCCAAGAAGAAGTGCACAATCACCCTCCAGAACGGATGGTCAATCCCTGGCACAATCTTGGAAACTAAAAACGGTTTTATTTTCAGAAGGTGCATTTATTTTCACACTTGCATGTTACATTGCAGGGGCTAACAGCAGTAGCATGCAATGAATCGTTTCAACTAGACACAGCCCAATTTTCCAGAAGTAATCAGTCTATTTAACCATACCATAAAGTGActgaaacaaaaattcttcaaaataataagaaaaaggatGAACTCAAACAAAGCTAAATGTCTCCAGATTGAGCATTGATCTGGCACCTGGGGAGCAAATTTCCA includes:
- the LOC7489580 gene encoding methionine--tRNA ligase, chloroplastic/mitochondrial, whose product is MAARINYSVQNTLCLLNPLNYSINAKTTHFKTGINFSKNLIFPRKLRRPTFCTCAISNNHMQSSEAAETFVLTTPLYYVNAPPHMGSAYTTIAADAIARFQRLLGKKVIFVTGTDEHGEKIAASAAAAGSTPSEHCDVISQAYKTLWKDLEITYDKFIRTTDPKHEGIVKEFYSRVLAKGDIYRADYEGLYCVNCEEYKDEKELLDNKCCPTHLKPCIERKEDNYFFALSKYQKQLEENLTQNPKFVQPPFRLNEVQSWIKSGLKDFSISRASVDWGIPVPNDNKQTIYVWFDALLGYISALSAENEQPDLQTAVSSGWPASLHLIGKDILRFHAVYWPAMLMSAGVDLPKKVFGHGFLTKDGMKMGKSLGNTLEPNELVHNFGSDAVRYFFLREVEFGSDGDYSEERFINIVNAHLANTIGNLLNRTLGLLKKNCQSTLAVDSAVAAEGNALKDTIEKLVEKARIHYENLSLSSACEAVLEIGNAGNAYMDENAPWTRFKQGGAASEAAAKDLVIILEAMRIVAIALSPVAPSFCWRIYEQLGYSKDHFNTVTWSGTKWGGLKGGQVMAQPKPVFARIENKTELEDEAATKKPVKSKQKKPQAQVAAEA
- the LOC127905870 gene encoding F-box protein At3g07870-like; translation: MAESVKKNRVPEDVLIDILTALPIKSLLRFRSLSKSWNSHISDKDFISAYLAQPKPSLLLRRWQNRQESYSLHLDNESLDRSLQFQNLPFRCEADCFDIIGYCNGVLCGPHSATWGFGFDLPSNDYRVVRVARQVSSKREFPMEFQVAFNGILHWLVYREENDNRRSFVLSFDLSNDKFGEIMLRVATQWMVISEFDDSLAALFCRCAANLSFEIWMMSQYGVRESWALQFRIHEEFPLPYFRLR
- the LOC7489581 gene encoding F-box protein CPR1, which encodes MKKDGGLPEDLLITILMALPAKCLVRFRSVSKYWNSLITGAEFISIHLAQAKPLLLFHHHNQSYSLRLDNESLDMWSNSEFELPSKREDDDFQIIGSCNGVICLLNSPQDHGHSIILWNPSIGKSLNLVLPRLSDPFHGIFGFGFNRQSNDYKFVRVATPHYPVGCQVYSVKERSWKAIDVSPALGYINPIPSVLWGRSSSYNYAFLNGVLHWLVDREEFGSRFVLSFDLRNDSFGKMMLSPYLASKLDEWMAILVYDNSVSLFLNDLDTKYIEIWALKKYDAMKLWARKLRIKAVGIGLAMVCRKNGEILMTRYPSDEVVSCDPQRNEIHDLQNLGLSDYADSYVESLALLDELKEETEKENVEITHSATFAIPSFKCIH